The Amycolatopsis camponoti genome segment TCGAGGTGATCCGGCAGGGCTCGCCGGAACAGCGTCGTCATCCAGTCGTCGAGCTGCCGGCGCCGGAGCACCCCGATCAGCGGCAGCATCGACCGCAGGGTCGCGGAGTCCAACCTGGACAGTGCCGCTTCCCGTGCGCGCTCGCGGATCGGCCGGACCCAGTCGACGCACCGGACGAGCAGCAGCGGCACCGCCTCCGGATCGGGGCTGACGGCCAGCCGCTCGACGGCCACTTCGCGCATCCGGCCGTTGCCGTGGCACGCGGCCTCGGCCAGCTTTTCCCGCGACAGCGGCAGGAGCTCGCTGCCGGGGAAGCGGTACCAGCGCTGCTCGGTCCACCACGCCCGCCGCACGGCGACGTCGAACTCCGCCCAGCGTCGCACGTCACCCGCGGCGAAGGCGTCCAGATCGGGCAGGCCGGTTTCGAACACGCACCCAGCCTGTCAGGCGTGTCGAGCCGGTTTCAGCTCAGCAGGGCCTGGACCGCGGCGGGGGCGTCGGCGATCGCGACCGGGTTCTGCTCGCGCGTCGCGAGGCTGCGGACGGTGACGTTGCCGGCCGCCCAGTCCTCCTGGCCGACGATCACCACCGCGACCGCGCCCGCCTTGTCCGCGCGGCCGAGTTCCTTGCCCAGCTTGCGGTGCTCGATCGGCGTCGACGTCCGGAGCCCCGCGGCGCGCAGTGACGACGCCACCGAGCGGGCCGCGTCCGAGAGGTCCTCGGTCACCGGGATCACCATGACGTCGACCTCGCTGCGCGGCGCGGGCGACAAGCCGTGCGTGTCGAGGAAGTCCATCAGCGTGACGTCGCCCATGCCGAACCCGATGCCCGGGATCTGCTGCGGCGTGAACATCGACGCGAGGTCGCTGTAGCGCCCGCCGCCGAAGAGGGCGCGGCGGTTCTCCGGCGAGGTGTCGAAGACCTCGAACACGGTCGACGTGTAGTACGCCAGCCCGCGCACGATCATCGGCTCGTACTTCACCAGGCTGCCCGCGCTGCTGTTCAGGACCTTCACGAGGTTCGACTGCTCGCGCACCTCGGCCGGCAGCTCGTCCAGCAGCGACTCGCCCGCGTCGAGCGTCTCGGCGAGCTTTTCGAACTGCTTGTCCGAGAGCCCGATCTCGCCGGCGCTTTCGGCCAGCTTCTCGCGCGGGTACTTCTCCCAGCGGTCGACCAGCGCGAACACCTGGGCCAGGTGGTCCTGGGAGACACCGGCGACGTCGGTCAGCGCCGACGTCAGCAGGTTCCGGTCGTTGACGCGCAGCACGAACATGTCCGGCGTCGCGCCCAGCGCCGCCATCATGTCGTGGACCAGCTCGAAGATCTCGATCTCGCAGTTGGCGCTGTCCGAGCCGAAGATGTCGGCGTTGATCTGCCAGTGCTCGCGCACGCGGCCCCGCTGCGGCGCCTCGTACCGGTGGCAGTTCGGGTGGCTGTAC includes the following:
- the hisS gene encoding histidine--tRNA ligase, translating into MPEYLPTAPYKGTRDFLPAEMSVRTQVFGHLYDVLERRGFLRYDGPILESAEIYERKSGQELADKQLYTLTDKGGRRLALRPEMTPSVARMIAGSAKSLSFPVRWYSHPNCHRYEAPQRGRVREHWQINADIFGSDSANCEIEIFELVHDMMAALGATPDMFVLRVNDRNLLTSALTDVAGVSQDHLAQVFALVDRWEKYPREKLAESAGEIGLSDKQFEKLAETLDAGESLLDELPAEVREQSNLVKVLNSSAGSLVKYEPMIVRGLAYYTSTVFEVFDTSPENRRALFGGGRYSDLASMFTPQQIPGIGFGMGDVTLMDFLDTHGLSPAPRSEVDVMVIPVTEDLSDAARSVASSLRAAGLRTSTPIEHRKLGKELGRADKAGAVAVVIVGQEDWAAGNVTVRSLATREQNPVAIADAPAAVQALLS